cttacagGAGATAAAAATGCTATAGGAGTACAAAGAGACGTGGGGTCCGCTTTGCTGTGCTCTGGCCGCCGTCGGGCGAGCGGCCCGTCGATCGGTCGACCGAAGTTGTTTTCCATAGTATAGATAGCAAATCTTCCAAATTCATGAAGTCGCTGCCCAGCTTGAGTACACTTTTACGTTAGCTAAAAAGTGTTTTTTACAGACTAAATGTCGCTAGACGAATTAGGAGTAAAAGTTATTTAGTACAGTTTTACCAGATTATTCACAAATCGCAACAGAACAGAAACATAGATTAAGGACTAGAGGGGCTAAACTCCGTAATGGGCACTTTCCTGAATCCTGAGTCGGCCAGATTTGGGCTCAATTCCAACATTTGCCGTCAGAAAAAAATGAAGCCTAATCCCTCTCTGCAAAGCCAATCACCTAGGGTTAGTACGgatcaacttctcgagctcgatgAGCCCGCGCTGCCATCCAGCCTGCTTTACATCAGAATCAGCATAGCTTGCAGTTTGTAGCCTACTACCACACCCAGCTGAGCTCTCGTTACGGCTCAACACCCGGGTGGCATTTCAAGTGTAAGCTTATGAGTCTCATCATAAGCTCATTCCACAGCACAGCCTAAATTACCGCAGTTGCCAAAATAGCCTTGCTCAGCTGCAACACAATGGATGATGACAGCCAGCAATCATTTGTAATGCAGGGTAACTAAAAAAAACAAATGCAATCAAAAGAGTTGCAGGCTAACTAAAAAAAACCAGCTGCAATCAAAGGAACACGCATTTGGAAAAGCACAAATCTCACTACACGCATCAGCCACCAACAACTGTCACGCTTGATAAACTTATCACCAGTTCAAGCTACTGCAAGACAGAGCTCTGAAAGAGTTGACGGTTCCTGCAATTCCTTAACATTTTAACAGCTCTGACAAGTTTGCATTAAGTTACTAACACGAGGTAGGGCAAACGAAAGTAACTCTACTTTGACACGGAACCCTCACCATCTTGCGCTGCAGGGTGAGCGTCTGAGTTGATGCTGCTGTCACCTTTCACAGATGGTGAAGCATCTACTGCAAGTCTCTTTGGACAAGGTTCAGCAGAAATAGGCTTGATATTAGCTCGCTTGACACCTCTTCCTACAACCCCAAGGTCCGTAACAGTGCTTCCAGTGCTTCCAGATGTTGCTGCTGTAGACATAGTTGGGGAATCAAAGCCATTGTTTACTCCAGCCATTTGCGAAGAAGTCAAAGATGCAGCTCTTGGTACACTGCCAGCATTCTGCATACCACCAGCCTTTGCAGCAATGCTTTTCATAATCTCCTCTATCTGAGAGCTTGGGGTTGCCATTGCTTGCTCCAGGTCTTCAAGCTGAATCAAACAGTCCAGAGATCTCATTGCTCATTGTAATCAAGAAAAAATATCTTGCACTCACACATCAATAGGTTGAAGATCATAATGGAGTTGATAACATGAATTAAATCTAATTTGTTTACCTTCTTCTCAAGGTCAGGCAATATACCAGTAATAACCTCCATCTCATCTTCTACAGACGATTTCTTTGAGCCTCCATCAGCAGATGCACTGTCACCTCCATCAGCCAACAAACTTTCCTTTGCATTTTTCAGGTTCTGTAAACGTGACTTGCATAATGAAATGGCTTTTGCACAGTATGGAATCGCCTCTCCAATCTTAGACGCCAACTCATAGACCAAACATATGCGGAAGTTTCTAGGACTGAATTAAGGAAACTAGCAAAGAAAGAACAACAAACAGTCTACAAGATACCAGCATTATATGACATTTTCCTGTGGTCAAGGTGCATAGCCACACTACACTAGGCATGGGCATACAATAATAAGTACCCGTGAAAAGATTTGAATTAAGCAAAATTACCTATACCACTCATGGCTTGATAAAATTAACAGGATAACTTCTGCCACATAAATTTTCAACTTACAAAAATGAACCACTAAAACCCCAGAGATACCACCCCAGGAGGCAAGCAATACATCACTTAGGTTGCAAATAATGCTACTTCATACTACTGTATGGCAGACATGGACATTACTATTACCACAAGTAGGATACAGTTCAACAATTCGACGATGATCAggctcaaccaaatgctccacgATGGCCAAAGCTTTGAAGTAGTCACCAAGTGAGTTGTCTATGTCCTCTGCAAACAAATGTAGGGCCAAGAGTATCAGGACTGAATACCAGTTTATGGCTGGAGTAACTAGGATGACAGAGAATACCTCTTTCCATGGAGACTTCAGCTAGAGCAGACAAGATTTTTACTTTCTCCATTGTGTTGTCTGGGCTCTTCTCCACTATCGCCCTTGCAATATCCAACATTTTCCATGCTAGATCCAAATCAGAATCGTCTTCATCTCCTCCCATCTCATCACCATCCTTGTCACTGTCACCATCCACATCCTCCTGATCTTTCTCATTTGAGTTTTGACCTAATCAATGACTATGTCAGTGTTTATCATGACAGGAAGAAAAACTCAGATAACATTACCATAAATTATTCTAGCAGAGTACTCCTAAAAGGGAAACAGCAAAAGTGAGCAGCAAGATGCATATAACTAAGTAATGATTGAAACTGATCGGTACAATGTGATCTCATTGATAAATATATTCATGGGGATTAGAAGCCTGATGGAATATGAGATGGCAATTATTATTACAAAACTTATGTAATACACAATCACAAAAATAGGGAAATATGCATGTTGTAAAACCGAGGCCATGCAAGTACACTAGGAAACAGCTAACTGCAACACAATCAAACGAAGATAGTGTTCACGGATCCATATCAGTTTAATTTGGATTGTCATTCCATGTGTACGAGTAACAGCCGCAGAAATAAATGTATAAACCTAGAAGGAAAATAGCTGACATCTAACAGCAGGCGCCAACCACTTGACATGTAATTGATCAACAAGCTTTTGTATAAGAAATCAAAGCACAAATTTCTACTGTCCCCATTATCATCTGCTATCTATAACacaaacttgtttttttttaccATATAAAGGTTTACAAAAAAAAATACTTTGATGCAGTGATCACCTATAGAATGATGACTTGAATTTGAGAAGTcaagaaacaatttcaattttcaaATAACTTCCTGGCTCAAAATAAGACCATCATTTCGCAAGGCAGGAGCACAATCCTAATTAGCAGTTTATTGTATAACCTTCAGCAGGCATAAACAGAGGAACATAACTGTATAACTGTCCGTCTTCCGTTACGTAACTATTTAAAAGATACTAATTAGCAATTTATCGTGCATAGCCTTCAGCTTGCATAACTGAGAAACATAACTGTATAGATGTCTATCTTCAGGTGCATAACTGTATAAGAACCTACGGGGCAAAGGGATAACAACATACCTTCTTCGAGACCACCTTTGTCCGGAGATGGAGCATCCTTGACGTTGCTGCTGGATGCCTTTGAGTTCCCATTATCTTTATTGGCTGTGCTCTTCACTGATTCTTCATCTGGTGCATTCTTGGGAACATTACCCAAAGGATCAGTCTCCTCCTGAGATTTGTATAACAAGGCACATCCATATTTGTAATATGTGCTAGCACACTCTGGAGCAAGTTCTCCATGTAGTTCAACCCTGGTGACAATGAAGGTGTATATTTTTGAGTGTAACGTTGTCAAGGTATTaagattataacttatagcataaGAATAAGAAAGGTGATGAAATCTGAGACAAAATAGACTAATCTTGCACAAAATGGTAACTATGCTCCCTATCGGTTCATTTTTATAACAACTGACTGGCACTTGCGCAGATTATGAAGTACACTTctgaagtactccctccgtcccaatggAGGTGGTGCCTTAGTTGCATGCCCTAACTTTAACCATAAATTTAATCAATAATACATGCGTCATTGGTAATAAAAAAATGTATAACATCAGAAACTTCGTTCAAAAACAAACTCGATGATATAACTCTCGTGGCATATAGTTCATGTTTTGTTAGTTAGATTAGTGGTCAAAGTTAAATCTCGAAAAAGTGTGCGCCACCTAAATTGGGACGGAGGGAGGTAGCATAAACAAATAAACTACATAGCAGTGAAATACCGTAAATAGCCAGTACAGAGAGACGTATACACATTTCTCAAATAGGACAGCACCTATGACTCACACAATTTTTACACTTTGATTTTATGTCCATCCTAATACACACATCAAGCAGCAGCGGCCAACAGTGAAGAGCCTCAGGCCAAACCAAAACAAACCAACAGGACAAGCTGGCAGCACCAGCTCTCCAAGTCACACTGAGCACTGTAAGTACATACAAACTGAATGTACAGAACATGTCTAATCAGTTTTCAGTAGGTGTATCTTGTCACGAGGTGCTAGCTATGTGTGATGTTGATTGCCTTTACAGCTGTGGCTACAAGCGCTAGTCACAAGCCCTAGTGAGTAGTGGAGAGGCAATATACACATTAACCTCATAATACAAACTTCCCGAGGTCACTGCAGTAATGCTCACACAACACATGACAAATCAGAAGCACTAGTCAGTACTGGAGAGGCACATTGTTGCACTTCATTTTGTTGAAGCACATGTCTAATTATAACAAGAATGGCCAAAATCCCTAGTATTGCTACAAAATAACAGCAGGCTATGGGACAGGCTAACCATCCCTCACATCCTACCACACTCAATTGCGCCCCCCACTGGACACAACAAGTGCTAACAACACAGCTGGTGACCACCTTGCTGCAGATCCTCTTAAACCCTGCTAAACCCGCCGACCAAAGTACATAAATCAAAGGTTCTACAGATCAGCCAAGTTAAGTAACTAATCCAGATGAGGGGCGAACTAAATGGAAATTAACAACCCGAAACGTCCGTACGGAAGTTTCGGCCGGCGTAGGGTAGGGGCCGTGGGCGGGAGGAACCCTAACCTGATCTCGAGGGCGCGGCTGAGACAGTCGACGGCGTCGACGAAGTCCCCCTCCTCGATGGCCTTGGAACCCTTGTCGAACAGCTCCTCCGCCCGCTCTAGGGTTTTCTCCTCTCCCGCCTCCTCCTCGCCTCCCGCCTCCACCTCGCTAGGGTTCGGGGGCGGCGGATCCTGGCGCTCGTCTCCCGGCGCCGCGATGTTGTCCGAGGAGGAGtccatgggcggcggcggcgggcgtggtGTCGGCGGCGGAAGCTGCGGGCGGAGGTGGAGGGATGGGGCGGGAGGAGGGCAGGCAAGGGAAATGGGGAAAGTTTCGGGGGAGACGCAGGCAGCGCCAATTCTGGGGGACTTGTAGGGATTGTTGCCGCCAAGGGGGGTTCAGCATTGGTGGTTCGGGGCCCGTTTGGGCTTTTGTTTGCGGCCCAAATTGGTGGTTCAGCATTGGGGAGGGACTTGTAGGGATTTGTTGAGGAAATAGCGAGCATCtatctagcagagcccgtaaaagTTTAAAACCGAAAAATAACCACCAATTTACGGGTTCTGGCTGAAAAATGGCCGTAAACGAGCCGaaactaaaaaaaaaatcagGCCGAGACCGAAACCCATACTCGGCCTGTATTTGTAGAGGCCGATGGAGCGAACCGAACGTAGCCCGAACACAATCCCTAGTTTACGCGTGAGGGAAGTTTCAGCTCCTCCcaaccgctgccgctgccgccgccgccgatttGCGCGCCCTCACCTTCCTCTGCGCCGCCGTCCTCCGATTTTTCTACGATGAGTCTCGAATCGACCCAGCCGGCCGCCGTTGCTAGCTCGCAGGCCGCCGCCACCCTCTCCCGCGGTCGCCAGAGCTTCTGCCGCTCCACCAACCACCCCGACGACCCCCGCGACCCCCGCGGAGGTAGCTACCACGGTCTCGTCGATGAGCGTGGTGAAGCGGCGACGCGCGAGAACGCATGTGGTCCCGCAATCCGGTGCCGCGGAGGCCACATGTGATGTCCCGATGGTCGCAACAAAGCCGAAGGCATCCCGTGCCAGACCGAAGAATTCGGCGCCCAGTCCTCCTAGCTGCGCAACTGTGGACGAATATGTGAGTGCATATTTGGTTTGTACAATTGTAGTTTCGCTTTGGTGACATATTGAAGATTTGTTGTTTGGTTTTGCAAATGTAGGACCGCATTGCCGATGCGAGGTATAGAGACATGGCCGGCAGCAAGGGCAAGAGCTTCACCATGCGCCATTGCTTTGATGTGCTTCAACACCTCCCCAAGTGGCAATTGAGGGACAAAGAAGTTGCACCCAAGAAAGCTGCAATGGTTGCGCTCGATGACACCGAGGACGAGAAGGAGGGCCGGAACGCTGACAAGCCAGAGGGgaacaagaaggccaaggagaggctcaAGATCGAGGGGGATGCTGCATTGTTGAGGGACAAGTTTGATCAAATGATGAAGTTCAAGGAGGTGATAGCGGCCAAGACTTTGGAGACCAAGCTTGTCATCATTGTGAGGAAGAAGGAGGTGAGCCTTGCCAAGGTTGAAGCCAACCGAGATGAAGCAAGGAACAAGGCCAAGTTGGAGGAGATGATGTTCAATGTGAAGAAGGCCAAAGTAATGAAACAACTATTGGCCGAAGAGAGGGAGATCATGATGATGAACACCAAGGACATGAATGAGCAACAACTGGAGTGGTGGAAGGAGGCCTCGGCGGAGATCACGGCAAGACGAAAACTAGCTCGTGAAGAGGCAACTGGTGGTGGCTCGGTGACTCCTGGAGGTGGTGGCGATGATGGTCACGGCGGCCAACCTCGGTTTGATGCCGGCGGTGAGAGGAGATGGTGAACTATGAACTATTTGCTATGATTGTGTCATTTGATGTATGCACTATGAACTATGCATGAATTGTTTGCATTTGATTGTGTCATTTGTTTAATCATATGCAAAGTCTTTGACAAATCCTATTTTTACGGGTTCGGAACCCGCTGGCGGTGAACTGAACTCCATGTTTTCAGTTCGCgtttttacgggctctgctagagatgctctaacccgAGTTATTGGTGAATCTTTTGCATAGAaccacatgttgcgtttgttttgCACAGAACGCCATGTTTCCTTGTCATCTTTGCAAGAAACACATAAAACATCTTTGGCCTATTTGACACAGCAATTAGAGGAGTGGTCTGGTTCGATCAATTTGGTCTGGTTCGACCAGTCCATCTTCTATATGCTTCTTTGTTCTTTGTTGTGCCTTTCATGCAATGTAGTAACCAAGTGTTGAAATGCAACGTTCAAAAAAATGCCTCTATATTAACACAATCAACACTTCCATTCGGTTAACATATCCATCCAACAGCTTGAGAATATCATATTTATCCAGATTTAGTATCTCACTTCAAATACAAAAGTAAGAGTCAAGATAATTTCTTCTTCATCACATGGCTCTTTTCATTTCGTACAAATTTCAGACATGATTTTCTTCCTCCTGTTGCTGACCTTGGCCATTACTTGCTGTGAAGTACTCCATATACTCGAGACTCAGTTGTCCCCGCATAGAAGGGAGCTTCTGCCTTGGT
This region of Lolium perenne isolate Kyuss_39 chromosome 2, Kyuss_2.0, whole genome shotgun sequence genomic DNA includes:
- the LOC127323731 gene encoding uncharacterized protein; translated protein: MDSSSDNIAAPGDERQDPPPPNPSEVEAGGEEEAGEEKTLERAEELFDKGSKAIEEGDFVDAVDCLSRALEIRVELHGELAPECASTYYKYGCALLYKSQEETDPLGNVPKNAPDEESVKSTANKDNGNSKASSSNVKDAPSPDKGGLEEGQNSNEKDQEDVDGDSDKDGDEMGGDEDDSDLDLAWKMLDIARAIVEKSPDNTMEKVKILSALAEVSMEREDIDNSLGDYFKALAIVEHLVEPDHRRIVELNFRICLVYELASKIGEAIPYCAKAISLCKSRLQNLKNAKESLLADGGDSASADGGSKKSSVEDEMEVITGILPDLEKKLEDLEQAMATPSSQIEEIMKSIAAKAGGMQNAGSVPRAASLTSSQMAGVNNGFDSPTMSTAATSGSTGSTVTDLGVVGRGVKRANIKPISAEPCPKRLAVDASPSVKGDSSINSDAHPAAQDGEGSVSK